In the Leptotrichia sp. oral taxon 212 genome, one interval contains:
- a CDS encoding TldD/PmbA family protein has product MLKLREAYSDILQYDKYIEDLIVNRKKEFIFNNTGIREIRERKTDGKDWIVKNIKNNKKIRSKEVELELKKYNFLNSFFLKYYSENIRQYNKKSIFFSFNNIEMKKNILLKIVEIIGRIDEIVNFEICYRNSYEYKNFFNSYGSDKSYILYESEIIISYTLKEKLREELITYYDIGTEALDSVLKNIEFEIKKDILFSKYANKINKKVSTCIFSPYATGLIVHECFGHLSEIDNENKYYEWIIGTKIAKDFINIVDSGDIMGSGYLPFDDEGVDSISVNIVKNGVINSYLTDMKSGILRNHILTGNARAKRLTDIPIVRLRTTYMKAGNNSPYDLFKNIEKGVYIEDFRNAYIKNDKVYLNLHRAYLIENGKITNPVIAEKIICNILDIFKNIDMISNKVEFFNTTLGGCNKKGQNHLRVSYGGPYSRIQEIYIT; this is encoded by the coding sequence GTGTTGAAATTGAGAGAAGCCTATTCTGACATATTACAATATGATAAATATATCGAAGATTTAATTGTTAATCGAAAAAAAGAATTTATTTTCAATAACACAGGTATTAGAGAAATAAGAGAAAGAAAAACAGATGGAAAAGATTGGATTGTAAAAAATATAAAAAATAACAAAAAAATAAGATCAAAAGAAGTTGAATTAGAACTGAAAAAATATAATTTTTTAAATTCTTTTTTTCTGAAATATTATTCTGAAAATATAAGACAATATAACAAGAAGAGTATCTTTTTTTCATTCAATAATATTGAAATGAAAAAAAATATATTATTAAAAATAGTTGAAATTATTGGAAGAATAGATGAAATTGTTAATTTTGAAATTTGTTACAGAAATTCTTATGAATATAAAAATTTTTTTAATTCTTATGGAAGTGATAAAAGTTATATATTATATGAAAGTGAGATAATTATAAGTTATACTTTGAAAGAAAAACTTAGAGAAGAACTGATTACATATTATGATATTGGAACCGAAGCTTTGGATTCTGTTTTAAAAAATATAGAATTTGAAATAAAGAAAGATATTTTATTCAGCAAATATGCTAATAAAATAAACAAGAAAGTCAGTACATGTATTTTTTCTCCTTATGCTACAGGACTTATCGTTCATGAATGTTTTGGTCATTTGAGTGAAATTGATAATGAAAATAAATATTATGAATGGATTATCGGAACTAAAATTGCAAAGGATTTCATTAATATTGTAGACAGTGGAGATATAATGGGTTCAGGATACTTACCTTTTGATGATGAAGGAGTTGACAGTATTTCAGTGAATATTGTAAAAAATGGGGTTATAAATAGTTATTTGACTGATATGAAAAGTGGAATTTTGAGAAATCATATTTTGACAGGAAATGCAAGAGCAAAAAGATTAACTGATATTCCCATAGTCAGGCTTCGAACAACTTATATGAAAGCAGGAAATAATTCGCCTTACGATCTTTTCAAAAATATTGAAAAAGGAGTATACATTGAAGATTTTAGAAATGCATATATAAAAAATGATAAAGTTTATCTAAATTTACACAGAGCATATTTGATAGAAAATGGGAAAATTACAAATCCGGTTATAGCGGAAAAAATAATATGTAATATTTTAGATATATTTAAAAATATAGATATGATTTCAAATAAAGTTGAATTTTTTAATACTACTTTAGGAGGTTGTAATAAAAAAGGACAGAATCATTTGAGAGTCTCTTACGGAGGTCCGTATAGCAGAATTCAAGAAATTTATATAACTTAG
- a CDS encoding Dps family protein — MSKTVEKLNLYLINLNVLYRKVQNYHWNVAGKGFFTIHSKLEEFYDDLNGQIDDVAERILSIGGRPYGTLKDYLELTTIKEAENKEIGVHEVLVSVKAEFEGMLNLVKEIKVAADEENDYGTSAMVDEYISNYEKNLWMLNAYLKEI, encoded by the coding sequence ATGAGTAAAACAGTAGAAAAATTAAACTTATATCTAATAAATCTAAACGTGTTATACAGAAAGGTACAAAATTATCACTGGAACGTAGCAGGTAAAGGATTCTTTACTATCCACAGTAAATTAGAAGAATTCTATGATGACCTTAACGGACAGATAGATGATGTAGCTGAAAGAATACTTTCAATCGGAGGAAGACCGTACGGTACATTAAAGGATTATTTAGAATTAACTACAATTAAAGAAGCTGAAAATAAAGAAATCGGAGTACATGAAGTTTTAGTTTCTGTAAAAGCTGAATTTGAAGGTATGCTAAACCTTGTAAAAGAAATTAAAGTAGCTGCAGATGAAGAAAATGACTATGGAACATCAGCAATGGTAGATGAATACATATCTAACTATGAAAAAAATCTGTGGATGTTAAATGCTTACCTTAAAGAAATCTAA
- a CDS encoding metal ABC transporter permease: MNFLEIFKYSFMQNALIVGLLSSICCGIIGTYIVNKKMVFISSSISHASYGGIGIGIFLIYFFRLEVKDPLIFGLIFSIFSGILILVLKDFFNVDSDLGIGIMMSLGMAVGIIFSFMTPGYQADMSTYLFGNILLSNKLNIILLVGLNSITIIFFIVFYKGIVYSSFDENFYRIYGIPVTFINYFMIILVSSAIIINIKTIGIILIISILTIPQATASIIARKYSSILFLSVFFSFLGILFGLYFSYIFNIPSGPSIIVSLTILLVIIKLFSFFAKKY; encoded by the coding sequence ATGAACTTTTTGGAAATTTTTAAATATTCCTTCATGCAGAATGCACTGATTGTCGGCTTACTCTCAAGTATATGCTGCGGTATAATCGGAACATACATTGTTAATAAAAAAATGGTTTTTATATCGTCAAGCATCAGTCATGCTTCCTACGGAGGAATTGGAATTGGAATATTTTTAATTTACTTTTTTAGGCTGGAAGTAAAAGATCCATTAATTTTTGGACTGATATTTTCAATCTTTTCAGGTATACTGATACTTGTTTTAAAAGATTTCTTTAATGTAGACAGTGACCTTGGTATTGGTATTATGATGTCTCTTGGAATGGCAGTGGGAATTATTTTTTCCTTTATGACTCCTGGATATCAGGCTGACATGTCTACCTACCTTTTTGGAAATATACTTTTATCAAATAAACTGAATATAATTTTACTGGTTGGTCTGAACAGCATAACGATAATTTTTTTCATTGTATTTTATAAAGGTATAGTTTATTCAAGCTTTGATGAAAATTTTTATAGAATATATGGCATACCTGTTACCTTCATAAATTATTTTATGATTATACTTGTTTCTTCTGCCATTATCATAAATATAAAAACAATAGGAATCATACTGATAATCTCAATCCTTACAATACCCCAGGCTACTGCTTCGATTATTGCAAGGAAATATTCGTCAATACTGTTTTTATCTGTATTTTTTTCCTTTCTCGGGATTCTGTTTGGACTGTATTTTTCATACATCTTCAATATTCCATCAGGACCTTCGATTATTGTTTCATTGACTATTTTACTGGTCATAATAAAACTTTTTTCATTTTTTGCAAAAAAGTATTGA
- a CDS encoding metal ABC transporter ATP-binding protein produces MNNSQEKLISVRNLNFKYNKEIILSDINFDIIKGENVAILGRNGGGKSTLVKVILGFLKKNSGSVEFFINKNKIGYLPQIREFDASFPINIFDLVISGLASRKNLFRRFNKEEKENTEALLKEFGIDNLKNKLISEVSGGQLQRALIARALISSPDIIFLDEPESFLDQKFEYQLFEKIKRLSDSTLVIISHEMEKIYNYIDTIFVVENNIKIFRNKEEYYKKHTHRH; encoded by the coding sequence ATGAATAATTCCCAGGAAAAACTGATTAGCGTAAGAAACTTAAATTTTAAATATAATAAGGAAATCATTCTCTCTGATATTAATTTTGATATTATAAAAGGAGAAAATGTAGCCATTTTAGGTAGAAATGGTGGTGGAAAATCTACACTTGTTAAAGTGATACTTGGATTTTTAAAGAAAAATTCAGGAAGTGTGGAATTCTTTATTAATAAAAACAAAATAGGTTATCTTCCTCAAATAAGAGAATTCGATGCTTCCTTTCCGATTAATATTTTTGACCTTGTAATATCCGGACTGGCAAGCAGAAAGAATCTTTTCCGTAGGTTTAACAAGGAGGAAAAGGAAAACACCGAAGCTCTTTTAAAGGAATTTGGAATTGATAACCTAAAAAATAAACTTATAAGCGAAGTTTCAGGAGGTCAGCTTCAAAGGGCTTTAATTGCGAGGGCTCTTATTTCTTCCCCTGATATTATTTTTCTGGATGAGCCTGAATCTTTTCTCGACCAGAAATTTGAATATCAGCTGTTTGAAAAGATAAAACGGCTTTCAGATTCTACACTTGTTATTATTTCCCACGAAATGGAGAAAATATATAACTATATTGATACTATATTTGTTGTGGAAAATAATATAAAAATCTTCAGAAATAAAGAAGAATACTATAAAAAACATACACATAGACATTAA
- a CDS encoding metal ABC transporter solute-binding protein, Zn/Mn family translates to MKKLLTILLLGVLFLSCGKNEGEKTSKENGKTENTATESKETLVASTAPLKWLVQKIAGDNYDVIAIVPPNANHELFEPKPDDLKKLENSKLFFTYNLLGFEKKISESLNNSDKTVNVLSAADPALLLKGHHHHHEDEKEEHEHHKDKDKHDDHDEHDEHGEIDPHVWFSLKLMPSVALEIKNKLVKAYPDKKDVFEKNYNAFLEELAKVKEELDKKMTSKTKKAYMIYHPALNYFIKDYNVEEVSVEYEGKEPTAQQIKEIIDEAKEHNITTILVQPQFPKQSIEIIAKEIPNAKIVEFNVDKENVFENLNQFVDYLD, encoded by the coding sequence ATGAAAAAACTGCTAACTATTCTACTTTTAGGAGTACTTTTCCTGTCATGTGGAAAAAATGAAGGAGAAAAAACTTCAAAAGAAAATGGAAAAACTGAAAACACTGCAACTGAAAGCAAGGAAACACTTGTGGCAAGCACAGCTCCGCTTAAATGGCTCGTTCAAAAAATTGCCGGTGACAACTACGATGTAATTGCAATTGTTCCACCTAATGCAAACCACGAACTGTTTGAGCCAAAACCGGATGATCTTAAAAAACTGGAAAACTCAAAATTATTTTTCACATATAATCTTCTGGGATTTGAAAAGAAGATATCTGAAAGTCTTAATAATTCTGATAAAACTGTAAATGTCCTCAGTGCTGCTGACCCTGCACTGCTTCTTAAAGGACATCACCATCATCATGAAGATGAAAAAGAAGAGCATGAACATCACAAAGACAAGGATAAACATGATGACCATGATGAACACGACGAACATGGGGAAATAGATCCACATGTATGGTTTTCATTAAAGCTGATGCCTTCAGTAGCTCTGGAAATAAAAAATAAACTGGTTAAGGCTTATCCTGATAAAAAAGATGTTTTTGAAAAAAATTACAACGCCTTTTTAGAAGAACTTGCAAAAGTAAAAGAAGAGCTCGATAAGAAAATGACTTCTAAAACAAAGAAAGCCTACATGATTTACCACCCTGCACTGAACTACTTTATAAAAGATTACAATGTGGAGGAAGTTTCAGTGGAATATGAAGGAAAAGAACCAACAGCACAGCAAATTAAAGAAATAATAGATGAAGCTAAGGAGCACAATATAACTACAATACTTGTTCAACCACAGTTCCCTAAACAGAGCATAGAAATAATCGCTAAAGAAATTCCAAATGCTAAAATTGTGGAATTTAACGTTGACAAGGAAAATGTATTTGAAAACTTAAATCAATTTGTAGATTATCTTGACTAA
- a CDS encoding histidine phosphatase family protein, with translation MGKNTEIIFIRHGETDFNRARLYFGHLDPDLNKTGVEQLRKTKILFEKREKMPDVVFSSDLKRCSQSMEILEIDEEIEKNLTEDLREINFGIFEGKTYEEIKSEYPEKVEKMINDWRNFKADKGESINEMMLRVAEKMDKIINQHRNKKILVVAHAGVIQALTSYYLFGNLDGYWKFKINNGSITKLHVMEDGYTYFEYINLT, from the coding sequence ATGGGGAAAAATACAGAAATAATTTTCATAAGACATGGAGAAACAGATTTTAATAGAGCAAGACTTTATTTTGGTCATTTAGATCCTGATTTAAATAAAACTGGAGTAGAACAGCTCAGAAAAACAAAAATTCTTTTTGAAAAAAGAGAAAAAATGCCGGATGTTGTATTTTCAAGTGATTTGAAGAGATGCAGTCAAAGCATGGAAATACTTGAAATAGATGAAGAAATTGAAAAAAATCTTACTGAAGACCTCAGGGAAATAAATTTTGGAATATTTGAAGGAAAAACTTATGAAGAAATAAAAAGCGAGTATCCTGAGAAAGTGGAGAAAATGATAAATGACTGGAGAAATTTTAAAGCGGATAAAGGAGAAAGCATCAATGAAATGATGTTAAGAGTAGCTGAAAAAATGGATAAAATAATAAATCAACATAGAAACAAAAAGATTCTGGTTGTAGCTCATGCCGGAGTTATACAGGCTCTGACAAGTTATTATCTTTTTGGAAATCTGGATGGATATTGGAAATTCAAAATAAACAACGGATCCATTACAAAGCTTCACGTAATGGAAGATGGCTATACTTATTTCGAATATATTAATTTGACATAA
- the trkA gene encoding Trk system potassium transporter TrkA — MKIVIVGAGVVGEALCSELSEINNDVILIEKEEDILNKVIEKNDITGLAGNGASYENLLEAGVDSADIFIAVTEADELNIISCIMAKKLGAKYTIARVRNPEYTTNMRFVREELGISMMINPEEEAAKTIMNTLKFPNAESVDTFFSNRANILELVIEKDSQLSGMQLKNMDSRSEDKVIICIVERGKEIIIPTGDFILAENDTIYVTGTNDAVTNFYDKMGYKKNKDIKSVMLIGGGTLSHYLLKKLIRRKKQVKVIEEERETAKKLSNSYLNAIVVKGDETDQELLLNEGIEKYDAVIAATDNDEENMVLSMFAKSVSSGKIITQMNRTLLLPLLEKYEFCTPIVPKKVISDIIIRVVRSKMNIKGSKMNTLHRFGDNRVEAIVFEINEKSKSIGIPLKDLEILPEVIIAGILRREELTYPGGNDTIEVNDKVMIITTRKGVEDFDDILR, encoded by the coding sequence ATGAAAATAGTAATAGTTGGTGCAGGAGTTGTAGGAGAGGCCTTGTGCAGTGAATTGTCAGAAATAAATAATGATGTCATTCTTATAGAAAAGGAAGAGGATATTTTAAATAAAGTTATCGAGAAGAATGATATAACAGGATTGGCAGGAAACGGAGCTTCCTATGAAAATCTTCTGGAGGCGGGAGTTGATTCTGCTGACATTTTTATTGCGGTGACTGAAGCTGATGAACTGAACATTATTTCGTGCATTATGGCAAAGAAGCTTGGTGCAAAATATACCATTGCAAGGGTAAGAAATCCTGAGTATACTACAAACATGCGTTTTGTGAGGGAAGAACTTGGAATTTCAATGATGATAAATCCTGAAGAGGAAGCAGCAAAAACAATAATGAATACCCTGAAATTCCCAAATGCTGAAAGTGTGGATACATTTTTCTCAAACAGGGCAAATATACTGGAACTTGTAATTGAGAAAGATAGCCAGTTATCAGGAATGCAGCTGAAGAATATGGACAGTCGTTCAGAAGACAAGGTAATAATATGTATTGTGGAAAGAGGAAAAGAAATAATAATACCTACTGGAGATTTTATACTTGCAGAAAATGATACTATCTATGTAACGGGAACAAATGATGCTGTAACAAATTTTTATGATAAAATGGGATATAAAAAAAATAAAGATATAAAATCTGTTATGTTGATTGGTGGTGGAACATTATCCCATTATTTGCTGAAAAAACTTATAAGAAGAAAAAAACAGGTTAAAGTTATAGAAGAAGAAAGGGAAACAGCAAAGAAATTAAGTAACAGCTATCTTAATGCCATAGTTGTAAAAGGAGATGAAACAGATCAGGAACTTCTGCTTAATGAAGGAATTGAAAAATATGATGCAGTTATTGCAGCAACTGACAATGATGAGGAAAATATGGTATTATCAATGTTTGCAAAGTCTGTAAGTTCAGGAAAAATTATAACTCAGATGAACAGGACGCTTCTGCTTCCTCTTCTTGAAAAGTATGAGTTCTGTACACCTATTGTTCCTAAAAAAGTAATTTCAGATATAATTATAAGAGTGGTAAGATCAAAAATGAACATAAAAGGTTCAAAAATGAATACTCTTCACAGATTTGGAGATAACAGAGTTGAGGCAATAGTTTTTGAAATTAACGAGAAAAGCAAATCTATAGGAATACCATTAAAAGATCTTGAAATATTACCAGAAGTCATAATAGCGGGAATTCTGAGGAGAGAAGAGCTGACATATCCTGGAGGAAATGATACGATAGAAGTTAATGATAAAGTAATGATAATAACAACAAGAAAAGGAGTAGAAGATTTTGATGATATTTTAAGATAG
- a CDS encoding TrkH family potassium uptake protein, translated as MNKRMIGFVIGRLLLLEAMLMLLPLGVSFIYGESLKYKGTYFGVIMLLIAIGLILSFKSPKDMSIQGREGFVIVALSWILMSAFGALPFVITGEIPSFIDAFFETVSGFTTTGSSIITDLSVISHSNLFWRSFTHFVGGMGVLVLVLAIFPKHSPGSVHVMKAEVPGPTFGKLVSKLSATARVLYKIYLVMTIVVIILLMFGGLDWFESSLLAFGTAGTGGFGVRNGSILPYNSAYVDIVLAVGMLVFGVNFNIYYFILIGKVKEAVRNEELKYYLIIVATAVILIFINISSTYKSMWHGLRDIVFTVSSVITTTGFSTADFGKWPVFSQTILLLLMFFGACAGSTAGGLKISRVIMMTKMFFAEIKQMISPNRIVSIKYEDKPLDSRVKKGVANYFIVYMGIFTVLLLVVSITTDDFLTAFSAVAATFNNIGPGLGKVGPAFSFADMTDLSKIFLSFGMLAGRLELFPMLILFAPGTWKIK; from the coding sequence ATGAATAAAAGAATGATAGGTTTTGTAATTGGAAGACTTCTTTTATTGGAAGCAATGTTAATGCTACTTCCTCTAGGAGTCAGTTTTATTTATGGGGAATCATTGAAATACAAAGGAACTTATTTCGGTGTAATAATGCTATTGATAGCCATAGGACTTATACTTTCCTTTAAAAGTCCTAAAGATATGTCAATACAGGGAAGAGAGGGTTTTGTTATAGTTGCACTGTCATGGATATTAATGTCAGCATTTGGAGCATTACCATTTGTTATAACAGGAGAAATTCCTTCCTTCATAGATGCTTTTTTTGAAACAGTAAGCGGTTTTACTACAACAGGATCGAGTATTATAACAGATTTGAGTGTGATAAGCCATTCAAATTTGTTCTGGAGAAGTTTTACACACTTTGTGGGAGGAATGGGAGTACTTGTACTTGTACTTGCGATATTTCCAAAACATTCTCCTGGTTCAGTCCATGTGATGAAGGCGGAAGTGCCAGGTCCGACATTTGGAAAACTCGTTTCAAAGCTATCTGCTACAGCAAGAGTTCTTTACAAAATTTATCTTGTAATGACAATAGTGGTAATTATACTGCTTATGTTTGGAGGACTTGACTGGTTTGAATCTTCTCTTCTTGCCTTTGGTACAGCAGGAACAGGAGGATTTGGAGTAAGAAATGGAAGCATACTTCCTTATAACAGTGCATATGTTGACATTGTACTTGCTGTTGGAATGCTTGTTTTTGGAGTAAATTTTAATATATATTATTTTATACTGATAGGAAAAGTAAAGGAAGCAGTACGTAATGAAGAACTGAAATACTATCTGATAATAGTGGCTACTGCAGTAATTCTTATATTTATAAATATAAGTTCAACTTATAAATCAATGTGGCATGGATTAAGGGACATAGTTTTTACAGTTTCTTCAGTAATTACAACAACAGGTTTTTCTACTGCAGATTTTGGGAAATGGCCTGTATTTTCACAGACCATACTTCTGCTGCTTATGTTTTTTGGTGCCTGTGCCGGATCAACAGCGGGAGGGCTGAAAATCTCAAGAGTTATAATGATGACTAAGATGTTTTTTGCAGAAATAAAACAGATGATAAGTCCTAACAGAATAGTTTCTATAAAATATGAGGATAAGCCGCTTGATTCAAGGGTAAAAAAAGGAGTTGCAAACTATTTCATAGTATATATGGGAATATTTACAGTACTTCTTTTAGTAGTTTCAATAACAACTGATGATTTTCTGACGGCTTTTAGTGCAGTTGCGGCAACATTTAATAATATAGGTCCGGGACTTGGGAAAGTAGGACCTGCATTCAGTTTTGCCGATATGACAGATTTATCAAAAATATTTTTAAGTTTTGGAATGCTTGCAGGAAGGCTTGAACTGTTTCCTATGCTGATACTGTTTGCACCTGGAACATGGAAAATTAAATAA
- a CDS encoding class I SAM-dependent methyltransferase, with protein MIITNEEKFLKKLKENINIESLKGEEKIFSYVNRDYLSGDNKKYMNMYDKLSFWYDFGEKWIGLLRYGNTISEMRKNLMEHLEWKNGISVLYVSIGTGKDLNFIPHDINLKSLDFTGVDISYGMLKKCHSIWKKRTNLTLVNCCAEDLPFKDNAFDIVFHVGGINFFTDKALAIKEMIRVSKPGSKIMIADETADFIGTQYKKSIFTKNYYRNTDFDLSEIQECIPESVKEKKTDFLWNNRFYCITFRK; from the coding sequence ATGATAATAACCAATGAGGAAAAATTTCTGAAAAAATTGAAAGAAAATATCAATATTGAAAGCTTAAAAGGAGAAGAAAAAATTTTTTCATATGTAAACAGGGATTATCTTTCAGGAGATAATAAAAAATATATGAATATGTATGATAAATTATCGTTCTGGTATGATTTTGGTGAAAAATGGATAGGACTGCTCAGATATGGGAATACAATTTCTGAAATGAGAAAAAATCTTATGGAACATCTGGAATGGAAAAATGGTATTTCTGTTTTGTATGTTTCCATTGGCACTGGAAAGGATTTAAATTTTATTCCACATGATATCAATTTAAAATCTTTAGACTTTACAGGAGTAGACATTTCTTATGGCATGTTAAAAAAATGTCATTCAATCTGGAAAAAAAGAACAAACCTCACATTAGTAAATTGCTGTGCAGAAGATCTACCTTTTAAAGACAATGCTTTTGATATTGTTTTTCATGTAGGAGGAATTAATTTTTTTACTGATAAGGCTCTGGCTATAAAAGAAATGATTCGTGTATCAAAACCTGGTTCAAAAATAATGATAGCAGATGAAACCGCAGATTTTATCGGAACTCAATATAAGAAAAGTATTTTTACAAAAAATTACTACAGGAATACAGATTTTGATTTAAGTGAAATTCAGGAATGCATACCTGAAAGTGTAAAAGAAAAGAAGACAGACTTTTTATGGAATAACAGATTTTATTGTATTACATTCAGAAAATAG
- a CDS encoding galactokinase, whose protein sequence is MKDLKEKFLKLFGIKHEKEFFSPGRVNLIGEHTDYNGGNVFPCAIDKGTYALVRRRDDNKFRMYSENFAELGIIEFTLDKLVNEKEHRWVNYPKGVVKMFVDAGQKVESGFDILFYGNIPNGAGLSSSASIEILTAVVLKELFNLDIDMIEMVKIGQKTENLFIGVNSGIMDQFAVGMGKKDYAILLDCNTLKYEYVPVILENEVIVISNTNKRRGLADSKYNERRSECEKALEELQTKLNIKALGELSIEEFEANKELISNEVNRKRAKHAVYENQRTLKAQKELSKGNLEEFGKLMNQSHESLRDDYEVTGVELDTLVELAWKEDGVIGSRMTGAGFGGCTVSIVKKDKVDDFIKNVGKKYKDKIGYDADFYVVEVSEGAGRL, encoded by the coding sequence ATGAAAGATTTAAAGGAAAAATTCCTGAAGTTATTTGGTATAAAGCATGAAAAGGAATTCTTTTCACCGGGAAGAGTAAATTTGATAGGAGAGCATACAGACTACAATGGAGGTAATGTATTTCCATGTGCAATAGATAAAGGAACCTATGCCCTGGTAAGGAGAAGGGATGACAATAAATTCAGAATGTACTCGGAAAATTTTGCTGAACTCGGAATAATAGAATTTACTCTGGATAAACTGGTAAATGAAAAGGAGCACAGATGGGTAAATTATCCTAAAGGAGTAGTTAAAATGTTTGTTGATGCAGGGCAGAAAGTAGAAAGCGGATTTGATATTCTTTTTTACGGGAATATTCCAAATGGTGCAGGACTTTCTTCATCAGCATCGATAGAGATTCTAACAGCAGTAGTTTTAAAAGAACTGTTTAATCTGGATATTGATATGATAGAAATGGTTAAAATCGGTCAGAAAACGGAAAATCTGTTTATAGGAGTAAACTCAGGAATAATGGATCAGTTTGCAGTGGGAATGGGTAAAAAGGATTATGCCATTCTTCTTGACTGCAATACGCTGAAGTATGAGTATGTTCCTGTAATACTGGAAAATGAAGTAATAGTCATTTCAAATACAAATAAGAGAAGGGGACTTGCAGATTCTAAATATAACGAAAGAAGAAGCGAGTGCGAAAAGGCTCTGGAAGAACTTCAGACAAAATTGAATATAAAGGCATTGGGAGAACTTTCCATTGAAGAATTTGAAGCAAATAAGGAGCTTATTTCAAATGAGGTAAACAGAAAAAGAGCAAAACACGCAGTTTATGAAAATCAGAGAACATTGAAGGCCCAGAAGGAACTTTCAAAAGGTAATCTGGAAGAGTTTGGTAAACTTATGAACCAGTCACATGAGTCTTTAAGGGATGATTATGAAGTGACAGGAGTGGAACTGGATACATTAGTAGAACTTGCATGGAAAGAAGATGGCGTAATAGGTTCAAGAATGACAGGTGCAGGCTTTGGTGGATGTACTGTAAGCATTGTGAAAAAGGATAAAGTAGATGATTTTATAAAAAATGTCGGAAAAAAATATAAAGATAAGATAGGTTATGATGCTGACTTTTATGTAGTTGAAGTCAGCGAAGGAGCAGGAAGACTGTAA